CGGCTGGATGATCGGCGGCGCCGACGGCCCGCTGACCCGCCGCGACCCGGTCCAGGTGCCCGCCTTCGTCGCCGAGGAGAGCGGCACCCGCGACCAGGCCCGCACCCTCGTCCTCGGCGGCAGCGCGCCCGGCCGGGTCGACTACACCCTGGTCCGCGGCTCCGGCGCCCGCCTCGGCGACGCCGAACTCGCCGCGGCCGGCGGCGGCGACCCGCGCCTCGACGACGTCGTCGCCCACCTCGTGGCCGGCTCCGGCGCCGACCAGACCCAGGAACTCAGCGGCTTCGCGATCCGCTACGTCCTCGTACGGGACGGGGCACCGCGCTCCATGAGCCGCGTCCTCGACGCCACCCCGGGCCTGTCCCGGCTCAGCCAGCTCGACGGCAGCGCCCTGTGGCGGGTCGACCGCGAGGTCGCCCGGATCACCATCGTCCCCGGCGCCGCCAAGGGGGCCGCGCCCACCGGGCAGAGCGCCGAGGCCGCCAAGCCGGTGACCGTCGCCGCCGGCCCGGTCGAGGCCCACACCGACCTCCCGGCCGGCCCCGCGGGCCGCGTGCTGCGCGTCGCCGACCACGCCGACGAGGGCTGGACCGCCACCCTCGACGGCAAGCGGCTCACCCCGACCACCGTCGACGGCTGGGCCCAGGGCTTCGAGCTCCCCGCCGAAGGCGGCCGCCTCGATCTCACCTTCGAGCAGCCGCTCACCCACACCGTGTGGATCTGGACCCAGGTCGGCCTCGCCGTCGTCCTGCTCGTGCTGGCCCTCCCCGGCCGTCGCCGCGACATCGACGACGACCTGCCCGAGGAGGAGCTCGCCATCCCCGCCCAGGCGGCCGAGGGCGACGGCCGCCGCGCCCGCCGCCTGCGCGCCGCCGCGGAGGCCGAGGCGGAGGCTGAGGCCGCGGCCGCCGGGACCGACGCCCCCGGCGCCCCGGAGCCCGCCCCCGAGGCGGCCCCCGCCCCGGTGCCCGCCCAGCAGACGTACGACCAGCAGGCGTACGGGACGCAGCAGCCGCAGGCCTACGAGCAGCCCCAGGTCCAGTACGCCGACGACCAGGGCTACTACCAGCCGCAGGACGGGACCCAGGGCCAGGAGCAGCAGTACGCGTACCCGCAGCAGCAGTACGGCGAGCAGTACGGGGAGCAGGGCTACGACCCCTACGCACAGCAGTACCCGCAGCAGTACGACCCCCAGCAGTACCCGCAGCAGCAGTCCTACGGGGACCCGTACACGGACCCGTACGGGGAGCAGGCGTACGACCCCTACGGCTACGGATACGACCCGGCCCGGCAGGGCCAGGACCCCGAGCAGCAGCAGCGTCCCGACGGGAGCAGCAACCAGTGAAGCGCACCACCCTCTCCCTGATCGCGGTCGCCACCGCCCTCGCCGCCGTCACCGGCGTCGCCTCCCTGACCGCCCCCGACGGCGGCGCGGCCCCGGCACCCCAGGCGACCACCCGGCTGCCCGTGGAGCGCACCAGCCTGCTCTGCCCGGTGCCCAGCCGGTCGGAGGTCGCCGAGACCACGTACACCTCGTACACCCCGCTCGCGGCGGGCAAGGGCAGGACCACCGAGACCGGCGGGACCGGCGGCAAGGCGGTGCGGGCCGAGCTGAAGCCCGCCGCCGCGGGCACCACCCCCGGCGCCGCCCCGGCCAAGAACCCCAAGGCGCCCAAGGGCCCGGCGACCGTCACCAAGCCCGGCGCCCCCGTCACCGCCGAGGCCGACGGCGCCACCGCCCCCGCTCTGACCGGCACGGCGAACGGCACCCTCGCCCCCGGCTGGACCGTCCAGCAGACCACGGTCACCCCCGCCGGCGGGGCCCGCGGCCTGCTCGGCACCGCCTGCACCGCCCCCGACACCGACTTCTGGTTCCCGGCCGCCTCCACCGCGAAGCAGCGCCAGGACTACGTGCACCTCACCAACCCGGACGACAGCGCCGCCGTCGCCGACATCGAGCTGTACGGCCCGAACGGCCTCCTCAAGTCCCAGATCACCGAGGGCATCCCGGTCCCGGCGCACTCCAGCGTCCCGGTGCTGCTGCCCACCCTCACCGGCGATCCGGCCCAGCAGGACGTCACGGTCCACGTGACCACCCGCAGCGGACGCGTCGGCGCGGTCATCGGCTCGGCCGACGACAAGCTGGGCAGCGACTGGCTGCCCGCCTCCGCCGACCCCTCCGCCACCGCCGTGCTGCCCGGCATCCCGGCCGACGCGACCTCGGTGCGGCTCGTGGCGTACGCGCCCGGTGACGACGACGCCGACCTGAAGATCCAGCTCGTCACCCCGACCGGCGCGATCGTCCCGGCCAGCGCCGCCTCCCTGCACGTGAAGTCGGGCATGACCGCCGCCGTCGACATGAAGGACCTCATGCGCGGCGAGCCCGGCTCGCTGCGGCTGAGCCCGAGCGACCCGAAGAAGGCCACCCCCGTCGTGGCCGCGCTCCAGGTCGTCCGCGGCAAGGGCGAGGCGCAGGAGGTCGCCTTCATCCCGGCGGCCGCGCCGATCGAGGGCCGCGCGACCGTCGCCGACAACCGCGCCAAGGGCTCCACGCTCTCCCTGACCGCCCCCGGAGCCGCCGCCGAGGTCCTGATCACCGCCTCGGCGGGCTCCCAGGGCGGCACCCCGGTCACCAAGAAGCTCACGCTCAAGGCCGGCACGACCACCACCCTGCCCGCGCCCGTCCCCGAGGGCCTCAAGGGCGGCTACGCGCTCACCGTCGAGCACGTCTCGGGCGGCCCGGTCCACGCCTCGCGCATGCTGGAACTGCCGCGCGACGGCATCCCGATGTTCACCGTCCAGACCTTCAACGACGACCGCAGCAGCGTCGAGGTCCCGGCGGCCCGGCAGAACCTGTCGGTGCTGGACGACTGAGCCGGCTTACCCGTACGGGTGGCGGAGGCCCCCGCAAGGGTGGTTGCGGGGGCGGGCCCGGGGCCCGTCAGTCCTGCTCGTCCTGCCCGTACCGCGGGTCGACGGACTCGGGGGAGAGGCCGAGGAGGTCGGCCACCTGCTCCACGACCACCTCGTGGACCAGCAGGGCCCGCTCGTCGCGGCTCTTGGAACGGATCTCCACCGGGCGGCGGTAGACCACGACCCGGGCGGGCTCGCTCTTCTCCGCCGGGGTCGACCCGCCCAGCGGGACGACGGACTCGCCCGAGACCGCCGGCGGGACCTCCATGACCAGGAACTCCACGTCCGCCAGCTGCGGCCAGCGCCGCTCCAGGCGCTCCACGGAGTCCAGCACCAGATCGCGGAAGGTGTCCGCCCGGCTCGCGGACAGCGGCACCTGTGGCGGGGCGACCGGCCCCCGCATGCCCCGGCCGTGCCGGTCACGGCGCCGCACCCGGGGTACGGGACGGCCCCCGCCCCCGGTGTCGTCGGCGTTGGCGTTGGCAGCATGGTCGGCGGAGTGGGTCACTGACGCAGCGTAACTCTCTCCGGTGTTCCGGGACCTTTCCTCGGCCGGACCGCGGCACCGGCCGGACCGCCTCCCCTGTCCACAGTTGAGCGTTCCGGCCCCGCACGGGCCCGTTTTCCGGGGCTCCCGGGATCGGCCATCTGGCCGTGGCCGACCGAATCGGCACCCCCCGATGTCCGGATCGCGCGCCGCCGCCGGCCCCCTACCCCGCCCCTTCCGCAGGTCGGAACGGGTGTCCGTGGCGGTCCCGTGGCGGACGTCACACCGCGACACGGTGGAGTGACCTGGGGGAGAGTCGTCGCGGCCCGCTCAAGAGTGCGGTACCGTCCAACGTCGTGAGCCCTGTACGTCGCTGTTCGCGCACCGCGTGCGGCCGCCCTGCCGTCGCGACACTGACGTACGTCTATGCCGACTCGACTGCGGTCCTCGGCCCGCTCGCCACCTACGCCGAGCCCCACTGCTACGACCTGTGCGCCGAGCACAGCGAGCGCCTCACCGCCCCGCGCGGCTGGGAGGTCGTGCGGCTCACCGACGGCTCCGCCCCCGCCCGCCCCAGCGGCGACGACCTCGAAGCCCTCGCCAACGCGGTGCGCGAGGCGGCCCGCCCCCAGGAGCGCGCGGCCGAGGCCGGCGGCAAGGGCGGCGGACGCGGCGGCGACCCGATGGAGGTCGGCCGCAGGGGTCACCTCCGCGTGCTGCGCTCCCCCGAAAACTGATCAAGGTCCCTTCCCGGGTAGTTTGGGCGCTCCGTACGCGCGCCGCATTCCGCGCGTACGTGGCTGCCGAGACTTCAGGAGGGTTGATCCGTGGCTGCTGACCTGTCGCAGATCGTGAAGGCGTACGACGTCCGCGGGGTGGTGCCGGATCAGTGGGACGAGGCGCTCGCCGAGCTCTTCGGAGCGGCCTTCGTGAAGGTGACGGACGCCGGCGCGATCGTCATCGGCCACGACATGCGCCCCTCCTCGCCGGGCCTCTCCGCCGCGTTCGCCCGCGGCGCGGCCCGCCAGGGCGCGGACGTGACGCTGATCGGCCTCTGCTCCACGGACCAGCTGTACTACGCCTCCGGCGCGCTGGACCTGCCGGGCGCGATGTTCACCGCCTCGCACAACCCGGCCCGGTACAACGGCATCAAGCTGTGCCGCGCGGGCGCCGCCCCGGTCGGCCAGGACACCGGCCTCGGCGAGATCCGCGAGCTGGTCGAGCGCTGGTCGGACGAGGGCGCCCCGGCGCCGGCGGCCACCGAGGGCACGGTCACCGAGCGCGAGACCCTCAAGGACTACGCGGCCCACCTCCTCTCGCTCGTCGACCTGTCCGCCATCCGCCCCCTGAAGGTCGTGGTGGACGCGGGCAACGGCATGGGCGGCCACACCGTGCCCACCGTCTTCGACGGCCTGCCGCTGGACGTCGTCCCGATGTACTTCGAGCTCGACGGCACCTTCCCGAACCACGAGGCCAACCCGCTCGACCCGAAGAACATCGTCGACCTCCAGGCGCGCGTCCGCGCCGAGGGCGCCGACCTCGGCCTCGCCTTCGACGGCGACGCCGACCGCTGCTTCGTCGTCGACGAGAACGGCGACCCGGTCTCCCCTTCGGCGATCACCGCCCTCGTCGCCGCGCGCGAACTGGCGAAGAACCCCGGCGGCACGGTCATCCACAACCTGATCACCTCCTGGTCCGTCCCGGAGGTCGTCCGCGAGAACGGCGGCACGCCCGTCCGCACCCGCGTGGGCCACTCCTTCATCAAGGAGGAGATGGCGAAGACCGGCGCCGTCTTCGGCGGCGAGCACTCCGCGCACTACTACTTCAAGGACTTCTGGAACGCGGACACGGGCATGCTCGCCGCCCTCCACGTCCTCGCCGCCCTCGGCGGCCAGGACGGCCCGCTGTCCTCCCTGGTCGCCGCCTACGACCGCTACGCCGCCTCCGGCGAGATCAACTCCACGGTCGCCGACCAGGCCGGCCGCCTCGCCGCGGTCCGCGCCGCGTACGAGAACCGGGACGGCGTCACCCTCGACGAACTCGACGGCCTGACCATCACGGCCGCCGACTGGTGGTTCAACCTCCGGGCCTCCAACACCGAGCCGCTCCTCCGCCTCAACATCGAGGCCCGCGACGAGACCACGATGCAGAAGCTCCGCGACGAGGTCCTGTCGCTGGTACGGGCGTAGGAAGGCCGGGGGCGGGGCGGCGAACCGCCCCACCCCCACCCGCGGCCGCCCGCCTC
The DNA window shown above is from Streptomyces showdoensis and carries:
- a CDS encoding DUF5719 family protein; its protein translation is MKRTTLSLIAVATALAAVTGVASLTAPDGGAAPAPQATTRLPVERTSLLCPVPSRSEVAETTYTSYTPLAAGKGRTTETGGTGGKAVRAELKPAAAGTTPGAAPAKNPKAPKGPATVTKPGAPVTAEADGATAPALTGTANGTLAPGWTVQQTTVTPAGGARGLLGTACTAPDTDFWFPAASTAKQRQDYVHLTNPDDSAAVADIELYGPNGLLKSQITEGIPVPAHSSVPVLLPTLTGDPAQQDVTVHVTTRSGRVGAVIGSADDKLGSDWLPASADPSATAVLPGIPADATSVRLVAYAPGDDDADLKIQLVTPTGAIVPASAASLHVKSGMTAAVDMKDLMRGEPGSLRLSPSDPKKATPVVAALQVVRGKGEAQEVAFIPAAAPIEGRATVADNRAKGSTLSLTAPGAAAEVLITASAGSQGGTPVTKKLTLKAGTTTTLPAPVPEGLKGGYALTVEHVSGGPVHASRMLELPRDGIPMFTVQTFNDDRSSVEVPAARQNLSVLDD
- a CDS encoding metallopeptidase family protein, with amino-acid sequence MRRRDRHGRGMRGPVAPPQVPLSASRADTFRDLVLDSVERLERRWPQLADVEFLVMEVPPAVSGESVVPLGGSTPAEKSEPARVVVYRRPVEIRSKSRDERALLVHEVVVEQVADLLGLSPESVDPRYGQDEQD
- a CDS encoding DUF3499 domain-containing protein; its protein translation is MGESRRGPLKSAVPSNVVSPVRRCSRTACGRPAVATLTYVYADSTAVLGPLATYAEPHCYDLCAEHSERLTAPRGWEVVRLTDGSAPARPSGDDLEALANAVREAARPQERAAEAGGKGGGRGGDPMEVGRRGHLRVLRSPEN
- a CDS encoding phosphomannomutase/phosphoglucomutase produces the protein MAADLSQIVKAYDVRGVVPDQWDEALAELFGAAFVKVTDAGAIVIGHDMRPSSPGLSAAFARGAARQGADVTLIGLCSTDQLYYASGALDLPGAMFTASHNPARYNGIKLCRAGAAPVGQDTGLGEIRELVERWSDEGAPAPAATEGTVTERETLKDYAAHLLSLVDLSAIRPLKVVVDAGNGMGGHTVPTVFDGLPLDVVPMYFELDGTFPNHEANPLDPKNIVDLQARVRAEGADLGLAFDGDADRCFVVDENGDPVSPSAITALVAARELAKNPGGTVIHNLITSWSVPEVVRENGGTPVRTRVGHSFIKEEMAKTGAVFGGEHSAHYYFKDFWNADTGMLAALHVLAALGGQDGPLSSLVAAYDRYAASGEINSTVADQAGRLAAVRAAYENRDGVTLDELDGLTITAADWWFNLRASNTEPLLRLNIEARDETTMQKLRDEVLSLVRA